A single window of Dermacentor silvarum isolate Dsil-2018 unplaced genomic scaffold, BIME_Dsil_1.4 Seq5837, whole genome shotgun sequence DNA harbors:
- the LOC125941901 gene encoding LOW QUALITY PROTEIN: uncharacterized protein K02A2.6-like (The sequence of the model RefSeq protein was modified relative to this genomic sequence to represent the inferred CDS: inserted 1 base in 1 codon) has translation MATTYGKLPEFCPDSGNIDVYLERFELFAKANGIDDGKKLEVFLTIIGEKAYVTLRSLLLPKTPTEVKYEDAKKVLQQHYALKRSVVTERYHFYRRNQESNETIAQFLVELKRLAATCSFXNFLQEALRDRLIAGLRSDTIRCRLLALPDDEVTWERVCKVATAMEAAQKDTQDMLCDSAGASNAQLHWQGSQGKPNATSQVLKKNYTQKTAVECHRCGGQHAPTRCPFVKSACFKCSKRGHVAKMCKTRVVQAVEVPATEQDLQDLLTICQTNRAGSPPPIVVKVIINGHEVPMELDTGAAVTIMSEKDFAENFPDLSYNCEDVKLGVYNGTAINVRGVAQVDVKCGKQSHRLPLVIAKYEEGVRMPVLLGRDWLAKIKVNLPDALQKLHEVALKVQAVAPLKTQGAVEALKQQHADVFQAGYGAIKGYKGSIRTKENAVPVFCKARPVPYALREQVEKELAELEKAEVIYRVRHSTWATPLVIVPKKNGPEIRICGDYRVSVNKCIEVDHYPLPLPEDIFASLVGGTVFTVLDLAKAYLQLELDEHAEELLTVNTHMGLFRYRRLPFGVC, from the exons ATGGCCACCACTTACGGCAAGCTGCCGGAGTTCTGCCCGGACTCGGGAAACATCGACGTCTACCTAGAAAGGTTCGAACTATTTGCGAAAGCAAATGGAATAGACGACGGAAAGAAGCTTGAAGTCTTCCTGACCATAATAGGAGAGAAGGCCTACGTGACACTGCGTAGCTTACTGCTGCCGAAAACGCCCACCGAAGTAAAGTACGAAGACGCCAAGAAGGTGCTGCAACAGCACTACGCCCTGAAGCGGTCTGTGGTCACTGAGCGATACCACTTCTACAGGCGGAACCAGGAGTCAAATGAAACCATCGCACAGTTTCTTGTGGAATTGAAGAGGCTCGCCGCGACATGTTCTT GGAATTTCCTCCAAGAAGCGCTACGGGACCGCCTAATTGCCGGACTACGGAGCGACACCATCCGATGCCGTCTTCTTGCCTTGCCCGACGACGAGGTCACCTGGGAACGGGTGTGCAAGGTAGCCACCGCCATGGAGGCTGCACAGAAGGACACCCAGGACATGCTGTGCGACAGCGCCGGGGCCAGCAACGCTCAACTGCACTGGCAAGGAAGCCAAGGGAAGCCTAACGCAACCAGCCAGGtactaaaaaaaaactatacgcaAAAAACTGCAGTAGAGTGTCATAGGTGCGGTGGTCAGCACGCTCCTACAAGGTGTCCATTTGTAAAAAGTGCTTGTTTTAAGTGTTCTAAACGTGGTCATGTCGCAAAAATGTGCAAAACGCGAGTTGTTCAGGCTGTAGAAGTACCGGCAACAGAGCAGGATTTGCAGGATTTGCTGACTATATGTCAAACAAACAGAGCAGGCAGTCCGCCTCCCATAGTAGTAAAAGTAATCATAAACGGTCACGAAGTACCGATGGAATTGGACACGGGGGCTGCCGTTACAATCATGTCTGAAAAAGACTTTGCAGAGAACTTCCCTGACCTATCGTACAACTGTGAGGACGTAAAACTCGGAGTGTACAACGGCACCGCAATCAATGTAAGGGGCGTTGCCCAAGTCGATGTGAAGTGCGGGAAGCAAAGCCACCGCCTACCACTTGTCATTGCCAAGTATGAAGAAGGGGTGCGCATGCCTGTGCTCCTCGGTCGTGACTGGCTCGCAAAGATAAAAGTGAACTTGCCTGATGCCTTGCAGAAACTGCATGAGGTTGCGCTTAAAGTACAAGCAGTCGCGCCTCTAAAAACTCAAGGAGCTGTAGAAGCATTAAAACAACAGCACGCTGATGTTTTTCAAGCAGGCTATGGTGCTATAAAAGGATACAAGGGTAGCATTCGCACGAAAGAGAATGCAGTTCCAGTTTTCTGTAAGGCGAGGCCTGTACCGTATGCCTTGCGAGAACAAGTGGAAAAAGAACTGGCGGAACTAGAGAAGGCTGAAGTAATTTACCGGGTGCGGCACAGCACCTGGGCAACGCCACTAGTAATTGTGCCCAAGAAAAATGGACCAGAAATAAGGATATGTGGTGACTATAGAGTCAGTGTGAACAAGTGCATCGAGGTAGATCACTATCCCTTGCCACTTCCTGAGGATATCTTTGCATCCCTGGTGGGAGGAACCGTGTTCACTGTGTTAGACTTGGCAAAAGCTTATTTACAGCTGGAGTTGGACGAGCATGCCGAAGAACTTCTAACGGTTAACACGCACATGGGTCTCTTTAGATACCGGCGGTTGCCGTTCGGCGTTTGCGA